One genomic window of Cyprinus carpio isolate SPL01 chromosome B8, ASM1834038v1, whole genome shotgun sequence includes the following:
- the LOC109052498 gene encoding NADH dehydrogenase [ubiquinone] 1 alpha subcomplex subunit 7-like isoform X1, with translation MASATKIIQRLRNLLSGQDLQSKLQLRYTEISKRTQPPPNLPVGPSHKCADNYYCQRDGRRESVPPTVVMSSRKALTAGSEASGKPKRPVIPGTPPKELPLSVD, from the exons ATGGCGTCGGCTACGAAAATCATCCAGAGGCTGCGGAACTTACTGTCAGGG CAAGACCTCCAGTCAAAACTACAGCTTCGCTACACTGAAATCTCAAAGAG GACCCAGCCTCCACCTAATCTTCCCGTTGGACCGAGCCATAAATGTGCAGATAACTACTACTGTCAGAGAGATGGACGCCGGGAGTCTGTCCCACCGACCGTGGTCATGTCTTCACGGAAGGCCCTGACAGCTGGAAG CGAGGCTTCTGGAAAACCCAAGCGTCCTGTTATTCCCGGGACGCCACCGAAGGAACTTCCACTGAGTGTTGACtag
- the LOC109052498 gene encoding NADH dehydrogenase [ubiquinone] 1 alpha subcomplex subunit 7-like isoform X2 produces MYSLACLCQDLQSKLQLRYTEISKRTQPPPNLPVGPSHKCADNYYCQRDGRRESVPPTVVMSSRKALTAGSEASGKPKRPVIPGTPPKELPLSVD; encoded by the exons atgtattcGCTGGCTTGTCTTTGC CAAGACCTCCAGTCAAAACTACAGCTTCGCTACACTGAAATCTCAAAGAG GACCCAGCCTCCACCTAATCTTCCCGTTGGACCGAGCCATAAATGTGCAGATAACTACTACTGTCAGAGAGATGGACGCCGGGAGTCTGTCCCACCGACCGTGGTCATGTCTTCACGGAAGGCCCTGACAGCTGGAAG CGAGGCTTCTGGAAAACCCAAGCGTCCTGTTATTCCCGGGACGCCACCGAAGGAACTTCCACTGAGTGTTGACtag